The Meriones unguiculatus strain TT.TT164.6M chromosome 1, Bangor_MerUng_6.1, whole genome shotgun sequence genome has a segment encoding these proteins:
- the LOC132650843 gene encoding POLG alternative reading frame-like, with translation MISGIRRGHLRTPAGNAAGPLASPAGVSWRLLGVRSPARLGTAPARGADWRSGRRRPGNGSGFSGGRDPPEQAAAAARAARGERRERRAAAAAAAGAERAHGRSSARPPELRRGGCLRVPGPARRLLPGLAGAGREPPGLGVPARCERSRLASKVCRRQRRAPVLSSAAARVRGQPRRHVRAVLPSGVRVKPRNLGAGRDPGESFSLSLSLFEFSSELIACSIATYSGLRRSTERAQRSAAIQAAAAAAAAATATATAA, from the exons ATGATTAGCGGGATTCGGAGAGGTCATCTTCGCACCCCTGCGGGCAACGCGGCGGGGCCCCTCGCCTCCCCGGCGGGAGTCTCCTGGCGGCTGCTGGGCGTCAGGAGCCCGGCGAGGCTCGGGACTGCCCCAGCGCGAGGCGCTGATTGGCGGAGCGGGCGCCGCCGTCCAGGAAACGGCTCGGGTTTCAGCGGGGGGCGTGACCCGCCCGAGCAggctgcggcggcggcgcgggcggCGCGGGGAGAGCGCCGGGAGAggcgagcggcggcggcggcggcggcgggcgcggAGCGGGCGCACGGGCGATCGAGCGCGAGGCCGCCGGAGCTCCGGCGCGGGGGCTGCCTGCGCGTCCCTGGCCCCGCGCGGCGGCTGCTCCCCGGGCTGGCGGGGGCCGGGCGTGAGCCCCCGGGCCTCGGCGTCCCTGCGCGCTGCGAGCGTTCGCGGCTCGCCAGCAAAGTTTGCAGGAGGCAACGCCGAGCCCCGGTCCTTTCTTCGGCGGCCGCCCGGGTCCGAGGGCAGCCCCGGCGTCATGTTCGGGCTGTGCTGCCATCCGGGGTGCGCGTGAAGCCTCGGAACCTTGGCGCCGGCCGCGACCCAGGGGaatcgttctctctctctctctctctttttgagttTTCCTCCGAGCTCATCGCCTGCTCCATCGCGACCTACTCCGGACTCCGGCGCAGCACCGAGCGGGCACAGAGGAGCGCTGCCATTCAAG cggcagcagcagcagcagcagcagcgacaGCGACAGCAACAGCGGCCTGA